From a region of the Sphingopyxis sp. YR583 genome:
- a CDS encoding DUF448 domain-containing protein has translation MRTPRNDQLTETDRAKGRGQHVPERRCVVTGEVSPAEQLVRLALGPDNSIAPDVHAKAPGRGAWIGVDRVALEAAQAKGKLKGGLARALHEGNISIPDDLGERIEAQLMRATLDRLGLESRSGTLISGNEKIEQAARRGQVRLLLHASDAGEDGRKKLAQAWRVGEEDEGSGREGMILPVDRQSLSMALGRENAVHLAIVDARAADRVLAHLSRWQFFTGWSRDAANRVSPEDSRSAGDTDPRKVGEEMASTDSDTVSDASGAY, from the coding sequence ATGCGGACCCCGCGCAATGATCAGCTGACCGAAACCGACCGCGCAAAGGGGCGCGGCCAGCATGTGCCCGAGCGGCGCTGTGTCGTAACCGGTGAGGTTTCGCCGGCGGAGCAGCTCGTGCGCCTGGCGCTTGGCCCCGACAACAGCATTGCCCCCGACGTCCATGCCAAGGCGCCGGGACGCGGCGCGTGGATCGGCGTCGACCGCGTCGCGCTCGAAGCCGCGCAGGCCAAGGGCAAGCTGAAGGGCGGGCTTGCCCGCGCGCTTCACGAAGGCAATATTTCCATCCCCGACGACCTCGGCGAACGGATCGAGGCGCAGTTGATGCGTGCGACGCTTGACCGGTTGGGACTTGAATCGCGTTCGGGCACGCTGATCAGCGGCAATGAAAAGATCGAGCAGGCGGCGCGCCGCGGGCAAGTTCGCCTGCTGCTGCATGCCAGCGACGCGGGCGAGGACGGCCGCAAGAAACTGGCGCAGGCGTGGCGGGTCGGCGAAGAGGACGAAGGCTCCGGCCGCGAAGGGATGATCTTGCCGGTGGACCGGCAATCCCTATCTATGGCATTGGGGCGAGAGAATGCGGTGCATCTGGCGATTGTAGACGCCCGCGCCGCCGACCGGGTGCTGGCGCATTTGAGCCGCTGGCAGTTTTTCACCGGATGGAGTAGGGACGCGGCCAACCGCGTTTCACCTGAGGATTCCCGCTCCGCGGGGGACACGGATCCCCGCAAAGTGGGTGAGGAGATGGCGTCCACGGATTCCGATACGGTTTCCGACGCGTCGGGCGCGTATTGA